One genomic region from Streptomyces sp. NBC_01304 encodes:
- a CDS encoding LacI family DNA-binding transcriptional regulator — MTLHAVARAAGVSPATASRALNGTARVREDLRQRVLTAAGELGYIPNAHAQALASASNNTVGVICHDVSDPYFAAIASGVMRAAAEQGLLVMLASTFRAPAREIAYISMLRAQRARAILLIGSGFQDRAWERSLDAELTPYLRGGGRVAVVSRHRSLRVDTVLPENREGAASLARALLGLGHREFAVLSGPPELTTVADRLAGFREALAEAGVPLRPEHIVHGAFTRDGGHLAATELLRRGHRPTCVFAVTDVMAVGALAAFREQGLRVPEDVSLAGFDDIPLVRELTPPLTTVALPLTRMGHSAIALALREPRGRRSRVERFSGEVVLRASTARPNSPAERDH; from the coding sequence ATCACCCTGCACGCCGTGGCCCGCGCGGCGGGCGTCTCCCCCGCCACGGCGTCCCGCGCCCTCAACGGCACCGCCCGCGTCCGCGAGGACCTGCGCCAACGCGTCCTGACAGCGGCCGGCGAACTCGGCTACATCCCCAACGCCCACGCCCAGGCCCTGGCCAGCGCGTCCAACAACACCGTCGGCGTCATCTGCCACGACGTCAGCGACCCCTACTTCGCCGCCATCGCCAGCGGCGTGATGCGCGCCGCCGCCGAGCAGGGCCTGCTCGTCATGCTGGCCTCCACCTTCCGTGCGCCCGCCCGCGAGATCGCGTACATCTCGATGCTCCGCGCCCAGCGCGCCCGCGCCATCCTCCTGATCGGCTCCGGCTTCCAGGACCGCGCCTGGGAGCGTTCACTGGACGCCGAGCTGACCCCGTACCTGCGCGGCGGCGGCCGGGTCGCCGTCGTGAGCCGCCACCGCAGTCTGCGCGTCGACACCGTGCTCCCGGAGAACCGCGAAGGCGCCGCCTCCCTCGCCCGGGCGCTGCTCGGCCTGGGACACCGCGAGTTCGCCGTGCTCAGCGGGCCGCCGGAGCTGACCACGGTCGCCGACCGCCTCGCCGGCTTCCGCGAAGCACTCGCCGAAGCCGGGGTCCCCCTGCGGCCCGAGCACATCGTCCACGGCGCCTTCACCCGGGACGGCGGGCACCTCGCGGCCACCGAGCTGCTGCGTCGCGGCCACCGCCCCACCTGTGTCTTCGCGGTGACCGACGTGATGGCGGTGGGAGCCCTCGCCGCCTTTCGCGAGCAGGGTCTGCGGGTGCCCGAGGACGTCTCCCTCGCCGGGTTCGACGACATCCCTCTCGTACGTGAACTCACCCCGCCCCTCACGACGGTCGCGCTCCCCCTGACCCGCATGGGGCACAGCGCCATCGCCCTCGCCCTGCGCGAGCCGCGCGGCCGACGCTCCCGCGTGGAGCGCTTCAGCGGCGAAGTGGTGCTGCGCGCGAGCACGGCCCGGCCCAACTCACCAGCGGAAAGGGACCATTGA
- a CDS encoding mandelate racemase/muconate lactonizing enzyme family protein, whose translation MPSPTQPPPPGSPRPTPPATPTAPTDLTGLTVDRIETFAVALPTRRSFGVSGGAVAVAGRPSIRILVKVSADGVHGWGEATPIPAWTYETAESIVTTIDRYLTPAVLGRPAWDLDGVDRAFDRAVNRGFSIGAPLAKSAVDVALHDLLGRATGVPLGVLWGQRRTETLALGWIVSGQSPEEVGDSVAEGLGLGHRAFKVKIGLHDEATDVAVVAAVREHAPAAPLWVDANQAYSVHSALRIARRLDDLGVTAFEQPLPANDIPGLRRLRDLSPVPIALDESLRHPGDLATFIRLEAVDVAIAKVQRSGGLTLSRRLCALAEDSGVRLMGSGLTDSDLGLAASLHLFAAFGIDTPVDLNGRQFLDSPYAGPTVTVDKGVAHVPGGPGLGVEVDEGVVRELSVDVLESRP comes from the coding sequence ATGCCCTCCCCCACGCAGCCTCCGCCTCCCGGCTCACCGAGGCCGACCCCTCCGGCCACTCCGACCGCTCCGACGGACCTCACCGGCCTGACCGTCGACCGCATCGAGACCTTCGCCGTCGCCCTCCCCACCCGCCGCTCCTTCGGCGTGTCCGGCGGCGCGGTGGCCGTTGCCGGGCGGCCCAGCATCCGGATCCTGGTCAAGGTCTCCGCCGACGGCGTGCACGGGTGGGGCGAGGCCACACCCATTCCGGCGTGGACGTACGAGACGGCCGAGTCCATCGTCACCACCATCGACCGCTACCTCACCCCGGCCGTACTCGGACGCCCGGCCTGGGACCTGGACGGTGTCGACCGCGCCTTCGACCGCGCGGTCAACCGCGGCTTCAGCATCGGCGCCCCACTCGCCAAGTCCGCGGTGGACGTGGCCCTGCACGACCTCCTGGGCCGCGCCACAGGCGTACCGCTCGGAGTGCTGTGGGGGCAGCGGCGGACCGAGACACTGGCCCTGGGCTGGATCGTGTCGGGGCAGTCGCCCGAGGAGGTCGGCGACAGCGTGGCGGAGGGTCTTGGCCTCGGACATCGCGCCTTCAAGGTCAAGATCGGTCTGCACGACGAGGCCACGGACGTGGCGGTGGTCGCGGCGGTGCGTGAGCACGCGCCGGCCGCACCCCTGTGGGTCGACGCCAACCAGGCCTACTCCGTGCACAGCGCCCTGCGCATCGCCCGCCGCCTCGACGACCTGGGCGTCACCGCCTTCGAACAGCCCCTGCCCGCCAACGACATACCCGGACTGCGCCGGCTGCGCGACCTGTCCCCCGTGCCCATCGCCCTCGACGAGTCCCTGCGCCACCCCGGCGATCTGGCCACCTTCATCCGCCTGGAAGCGGTGGACGTCGCCATCGCCAAGGTGCAGCGCAGCGGCGGGCTCACCCTGTCGCGGCGGCTGTGCGCGCTGGCCGAGGACAGTGGCGTACGTCTGATGGGGTCGGGCCTGACGGACTCGGACCTGGGCCTCGCCGCCTCGCTGCACCTCTTCGCGGCGTTCGGCATCGACACCCCGGTCGACCTGAACGGCCGCCAGTTCCTCGACTCGCCGTACGCGGGCCCCACGGTCACGGTCGACAAGGGCGTCGCACATGTGCCGGGCGGACCCGGTCTCGGGGTCGAGGTGGATGAGGGCGTCGTGCGGGAGTTGTCGGTCGACGTGCTGGAGAGCCGGCCGTAG
- a CDS encoding DUF2264 domain-containing protein — translation MPTSPRPASPDPASPGPAPHLPLPAADRVRSPYTGWTRAHWEALADRLLDALVPYATPGFAQYRLPGRASWSGVVSDGLEGYARSFLLAAFRIGGARGDADPRLIERYAQGLTAGTDPASGEAWPRLTDCSQQMVEAASIAIALHETRPWIWDRLDGRVQQRVVDWFSGFVGARTWDNNWRLFQVVSEQFLASVGAPFSQADIDGGLDRIEDWYLGDGWYSDGDGRNFDYYNGWAMHLYPLLWSRMATAAGNEGHEGGEGPGQAGGDGGRGKVYRERLSQFLNSYAHFFGADGAPVHQGRSLTYRFASVAPVWMGALADCSPLAPGLTRRLASGTARHFVERGVPDERGLLSLGWYGPFLPSTQPYSGPASPYWASKGFLGLLLPADHAVWTERELPLPVEESDQYTALPAPGWLLHGTRHDGIVRLVNHGSDHHPHDGPVPPRDDPHYAKLGYSTATAPETAEHAWARAVDNHFALLTPSGTPSRRGRIHPLRCAGRVASSRQDAQLPDRDELFPIESTSVLHGPWEIRVHRVQAPAGVTVREGGHAVAGAVRPHVEHGPGWALTRTETGLTSAVVGLYGWDEEAGIAREVAANALGAHSATPYLLKSAHPGGESVHVTLVALSQDVIHPRALQESISCSVEEDSVRIRFPEGDTLSI, via the coding sequence GTGCCCACATCCCCTCGTCCCGCATCCCCCGACCCGGCGTCACCTGGCCCGGCACCCCACCTCCCCCTCCCCGCCGCCGACCGCGTCCGCTCGCCCTACACCGGCTGGACGCGGGCCCATTGGGAGGCGCTTGCCGACCGGTTGCTGGACGCGCTCGTGCCGTATGCCACGCCGGGTTTCGCGCAGTACCGCCTGCCGGGACGGGCCAGTTGGTCGGGTGTGGTGTCGGACGGGCTCGAGGGGTACGCGCGATCGTTTCTGCTCGCGGCGTTCAGGATCGGCGGGGCCCGCGGGGATGCGGACCCCCGATTGATCGAACGGTACGCGCAGGGTCTGACAGCGGGCACCGACCCGGCCTCCGGTGAGGCCTGGCCCCGACTGACCGACTGCTCCCAGCAGATGGTGGAGGCCGCCTCCATCGCCATCGCCCTGCACGAGACGCGCCCCTGGATCTGGGACCGGCTCGACGGCAGGGTGCAGCAGCGCGTCGTCGACTGGTTCTCGGGGTTCGTCGGGGCACGCACCTGGGACAACAACTGGCGGCTCTTCCAGGTGGTGTCCGAGCAGTTCCTGGCGTCGGTGGGCGCTCCGTTCAGCCAGGCGGACATCGACGGCGGCCTGGACCGGATCGAGGACTGGTATCTGGGCGACGGCTGGTACAGCGACGGTGACGGCCGCAACTTCGACTACTACAACGGCTGGGCCATGCACCTGTACCCCCTGCTGTGGTCGCGCATGGCGACGGCCGCCGGCAATGAGGGACACGAAGGAGGCGAGGGACCCGGCCAGGCAGGAGGCGACGGCGGCCGCGGCAAGGTCTACCGCGAGCGCCTGTCCCAATTCCTGAACAGCTACGCCCACTTCTTCGGCGCCGACGGCGCGCCCGTGCACCAGGGCCGCTCACTGACGTACCGTTTCGCCTCCGTCGCCCCGGTCTGGATGGGCGCCCTCGCCGATTGCTCGCCGCTCGCGCCGGGCCTGACCCGCCGCCTCGCCTCGGGCACGGCGCGGCACTTCGTGGAGCGCGGGGTGCCGGACGAGCGGGGTCTCCTGTCGCTCGGCTGGTACGGGCCGTTCCTGCCGTCCACACAGCCGTACTCGGGTCCTGCTTCCCCTTACTGGGCAAGCAAGGGTTTCCTCGGGCTGCTCCTGCCGGCCGACCACGCGGTGTGGACGGAGCGTGAACTCCCGCTGCCCGTCGAGGAGTCGGACCAGTACACGGCGCTGCCCGCACCGGGCTGGCTGCTGCACGGCACCCGGCACGACGGCATCGTGCGCCTGGTGAACCACGGCAGCGACCACCACCCGCACGACGGCCCCGTCCCGCCCCGGGACGACCCGCACTACGCGAAGCTCGGCTACTCCACGGCGACGGCGCCCGAGACCGCGGAGCACGCCTGGGCGCGCGCCGTGGACAACCACTTCGCGCTGCTCACGCCGTCCGGCACACCTTCGCGCCGTGGCCGTATTCACCCCTTGAGGTGTGCGGGACGGGTGGCTTCATCGCGTCAGGATGCACAACTTCCGGACAGGGACGAGCTTTTCCCGATCGAGTCGACCAGTGTGCTGCATGGGCCCTGGGAGATTCGTGTGCACCGAGTGCAGGCACCGGCCGGAGTGACGGTCCGGGAGGGCGGGCACGCGGTGGCCGGTGCGGTACGCCCGCACGTCGAGCACGGTCCCGGCTGGGCGCTCACGCGCACCGAAACGGGGCTGACCAGCGCAGTTGTCGGCCTGTACGGCTGGGACGAGGAGGCCGGCATCGCCCGCGAGGTGGCGGCCAATGCCCTCGGAGCGCATTCGGCGACGCCCTATCTGCTCAAGTCCGCACACCCGGGCGGCGAGAGCGTACATGTCACGCTGGTCGCCCTGTCTCAGGATGTGATACATCCGCGCGCACTCCAGGAGTCCATTTCCTGCTCCGTAGAGGAAGACAGTGTCCGAATTCGTTTCCCAGAAGGAGACACTCTGAGCATCTGA
- a CDS encoding acyl-CoA dehydrogenase family protein, with the protein MGSYFTSELHHQLREDVRGFAEREVRPRVAAMEATRTVQHELSRLIARQGWIGATVARQYGGMGVGHLAKTIIIEELSRVSGAMGAMAQASQLGVAKIVHFGNEAQKKTWLPAVAAGDCLPTIAVTEPESGGHVLGMTASAVRDGDDYLLSGRKVYVGNSHVGDLHGVVVRTGPGSKGLTAFLVESDRPGFSLGAPRDTMGLHGFSFGELYFDNCRVPAANRLGKEGDGLAVAYSSSVLYGRANLTAVSLGIHQALLDETTRFCTERHRYGQPLYELANIKLKLGQMQSRLMTARLAAYHSVFLLDQGASCDAELMNAKLVNVESALDSARNAMEIHAAAGLFTDRPIERFLRDAHHIFAPAGTSDIQLLRLAEVALGTAKGSWSERLSEYVRTEPARAEAEPQPPVKVPRQLRTAVA; encoded by the coding sequence ATGGGCAGCTACTTCACGAGTGAGCTTCACCATCAACTCCGAGAAGACGTACGTGGCTTCGCCGAACGCGAGGTCCGGCCACGGGTGGCGGCGATGGAGGCCACCCGCACCGTGCAGCACGAGCTGTCGAGGCTGATAGCCCGCCAGGGCTGGATCGGCGCGACGGTGGCCCGCCAGTACGGCGGGATGGGCGTCGGACACCTCGCCAAGACCATCATCATCGAGGAGCTGTCGAGGGTGAGCGGCGCCATGGGTGCGATGGCGCAGGCCTCGCAGCTGGGCGTTGCGAAGATCGTGCACTTCGGCAACGAGGCACAGAAGAAGACGTGGCTGCCGGCCGTCGCGGCGGGCGACTGCCTGCCCACGATCGCGGTGACCGAACCCGAATCCGGTGGCCACGTCCTCGGGATGACCGCCAGCGCGGTCCGCGACGGCGACGACTACCTCCTGAGCGGCCGCAAGGTGTACGTGGGCAACAGCCATGTCGGCGACCTGCACGGCGTCGTGGTCCGCACTGGCCCCGGCTCGAAGGGTCTGACGGCGTTCCTCGTCGAATCGGATCGCCCCGGATTCTCGCTGGGCGCCCCACGCGACACCATGGGCCTGCACGGTTTCAGCTTCGGCGAGCTGTACTTCGACAACTGCCGGGTACCTGCCGCGAACCGGCTCGGCAAGGAAGGCGACGGCCTGGCGGTCGCCTACTCCTCCAGCGTGCTCTACGGCCGGGCGAACCTGACCGCGGTCTCGCTCGGCATCCACCAGGCGTTACTGGACGAGACGACCCGCTTCTGCACCGAGCGGCACCGCTACGGCCAGCCGCTGTACGAGCTGGCCAACATCAAGCTGAAGCTGGGCCAGATGCAGTCGAGGCTGATGACGGCCCGGCTGGCCGCATACCACTCGGTCTTCTTGTTGGACCAGGGCGCCTCCTGCGACGCGGAGTTGATGAACGCCAAACTCGTCAACGTCGAATCGGCCCTCGACTCCGCCCGCAACGCCATGGAAATCCACGCGGCCGCCGGCCTGTTCACCGACCGGCCCATCGAACGCTTCCTCCGCGACGCACACCACATCTTCGCCCCCGCAGGCACCTCCGACATCCAACTCCTGCGCCTGGCCGAAGTAGCTCTCGGCACCGCCAAAGGCAGCTGGTCCGAACGCCTGTCGGAGTACGTACGCACGGAGCCCGCGCGAGCCGAGGCGGAGCCCCAGCCCCCGGTCAAGGTCCCCCGTCAGCTCCGTACCGCCGTCGCCTGA
- a CDS encoding GAF domain-containing protein produces the protein MTYDPTGHLLLTPIDKEAPSRVQRLRQLGLGDQPDPAFDAFADRLAEVTGAPFSMVNFIDENRQFFAGLHTPQGTHSGTELGAAAASSGVSRYMARDHGYCPHVVVRRKALVLEDVCDYPRFAGNPVVDEIGIRSYLGAPLIDRTGMALGTICVVDTEPRPWGRAGLETIKSLAAELIEQIHRREDGRI, from the coding sequence ATGACGTACGACCCCACAGGGCATCTGCTTCTCACTCCGATCGACAAGGAGGCGCCGAGCCGGGTGCAGCGGCTGCGCCAGCTCGGCCTCGGTGACCAGCCCGACCCTGCCTTCGACGCGTTCGCCGACCGGCTTGCCGAGGTCACGGGTGCGCCCTTCTCGATGGTCAACTTCATTGATGAGAACCGGCAGTTCTTCGCCGGGCTGCACACCCCGCAGGGCACACACTCGGGCACCGAGCTGGGGGCTGCCGCGGCGAGCAGTGGGGTGAGCCGCTACATGGCGCGGGACCACGGCTACTGCCCGCATGTGGTGGTGCGCCGCAAGGCCCTGGTCCTTGAGGACGTCTGTGACTATCCCCGGTTCGCCGGGAACCCGGTGGTCGACGAGATCGGCATCCGCTCCTATCTGGGGGCGCCGCTCATCGACCGTACGGGCATGGCGCTCGGCACCATCTGCGTGGTCGACACCGAGCCGCGCCCCTGGGGGAGGGCGGGGCTCGAGACGATCAAGTCCCTTGCGGCCGAGCTGATCGAGCAGATCCACCGCCGGGAGGACGGGCGGATCTGA
- a CDS encoding GTP-binding protein — MVYDDGSEAFTADAFTDEARDLTPGESVDDLFPDALKILIAGGFGVGKTTFVGAVSEIEPLSTEELLTTVSVATDSLEGVEHKTTTTVAMDFGRITLDDRHVLYLFGTPGQERFWFMWDELSEGALGAVVLADTRRLEDCFSAVDFFERRGIGFVVAVNEFDGAYRYEPEEVRSAIDLRPDVPVLLCDARISSSGIQTLVTLVQHLLTTTPAPSSSYGAHT; from the coding sequence ATGGTCTACGACGACGGCTCTGAAGCCTTCACCGCCGACGCCTTCACCGACGAGGCCCGCGACCTCACCCCGGGGGAGTCGGTCGACGACCTCTTCCCCGACGCCCTGAAGATCCTGATCGCGGGCGGCTTCGGCGTCGGCAAGACCACCTTCGTGGGCGCGGTCAGCGAGATCGAACCGCTCAGCACGGAGGAGCTGCTGACCACGGTCAGCGTGGCCACCGACAGCCTGGAGGGCGTCGAGCACAAGACCACCACGACCGTGGCCATGGACTTCGGACGGATCACCCTCGACGACCGCCACGTGCTCTATCTCTTCGGCACCCCCGGCCAGGAACGCTTCTGGTTCATGTGGGACGAGCTCTCCGAGGGCGCCCTCGGCGCCGTCGTACTCGCCGACACCCGCAGGCTCGAGGACTGCTTCTCGGCCGTCGACTTCTTCGAGCGGCGGGGCATCGGATTCGTCGTCGCGGTCAACGAGTTCGACGGTGCGTACCGCTACGAGCCCGAAGAGGTCCGCTCGGCCATAGACCTCCGACCCGATGTGCCGGTCCTGCTGTGCGACGCACGCATCTCCAGCTCCGGCATCCAGACCCTGGTGACGCTGGTCCAGCACCTGCTCACCACCACACCGGCACCTAGCTCGAGCTACGGAGCGCACACATGA
- a CDS encoding DUF742 domain-containing protein, with product MAAPQDGPWLDDAAGRLVRPYTVSNGRTRPTAALDLLSLVMSTGTSPVGHMGPEHTQALGLCRGGPTSVAEIAAQLRLPAVVTKVLLSDLVDCGALTAKAPGFRHHPTDRSLLEAVLDGLRRRL from the coding sequence ATGGCGGCCCCGCAGGACGGGCCATGGCTCGACGACGCGGCCGGCCGGCTCGTCCGTCCCTACACGGTGAGCAACGGCAGGACCCGGCCGACCGCGGCGCTCGACCTGCTCTCCCTGGTGATGTCGACCGGCACCTCGCCGGTCGGCCACATGGGCCCGGAACACACACAGGCGCTCGGCCTGTGCCGTGGCGGGCCCACCTCGGTCGCGGAGATCGCGGCGCAGCTGAGACTGCCCGCGGTGGTGACCAAGGTGCTCCTGTCCGATCTCGTCGACTGCGGGGCGCTCACCGCGAAGGCGCCCGGCTTCCGCCACCACCCCACCGACCGGTCACTACTGGAGGCAGTGCTCGATGGTCTACGACGACGGCTCTGA
- a CDS encoding roadblock/LC7 domain-containing protein: MASEVPTGHVSDLDWLLSGLVQRVPHTRSAVLLSSDGLVKSVHGLDPDSADHMAALASGLYSLGRSAGARFGDGGEVRQVVVELASTLLFVSTAGSGTCLAVLAGRDADAAVLGYEMAMLVKSVRPYLITPARQAAEPTALRP; the protein is encoded by the coding sequence ATGGCGAGCGAAGTACCGACCGGCCATGTCTCCGACCTCGACTGGCTGTTGAGCGGCCTGGTGCAACGCGTGCCGCACACCCGCAGTGCGGTGCTGCTCTCCTCCGACGGACTGGTCAAATCGGTCCACGGCCTAGACCCGGACAGCGCCGACCACATGGCCGCGCTCGCCTCCGGGCTCTACTCGCTCGGCAGAAGCGCCGGCGCCCGCTTCGGGGACGGCGGCGAGGTCCGCCAGGTAGTGGTGGAACTCGCGTCCACGCTGCTCTTCGTCTCCACCGCGGGCTCCGGCACCTGCCTCGCCGTGCTCGCCGGGCGCGACGCGGACGCCGCCGTCCTCGGCTACGAGATGGCGATGCTGGTCAAGAGCGTACGGCCGTATCTGATCACCCCGGCCCGACAAGCCGCGGAGCCGACGGCGCTGAGGCCCTGA